Proteins from one Mytilus galloprovincialis chromosome 11, xbMytGall1.hap1.1, whole genome shotgun sequence genomic window:
- the LOC143051337 gene encoding uncharacterized protein LOC143051337 — protein sequence MRADDTSTEYYEIPVYVFIVGGFVGVLLIMSIIVGVLLRRRNQSRNVEKSSKENVRTSMNTTTERQPEPVNNPQANMVISHDAIQMSATHAVNLAILTDESNTYSHLRSTEEDSDVMYDHTIRHNVHNNCDGDYGIAHRRITEDDYDVSGNYLQSLNKKADPVYN from the exons ATGAGAGCTGATGACACTAGTACAGAGTATTATG AAATTCCAGTATATGTTTTCATTGTTGGAGGATTCGTTGGAGTTTTGCTCATAATGAGCATTATTGTTGGAGTTCTATTAAG aagaCGTAATCAATCAAGAAATGTTGAGAAATCAAGTAAGGAAAACGTTAGGACAAGCATGAATACAACAACTGAGAGACAACCAGAACCAGTCAATAACCCTCAAGCTAATATGGTGATTTCCCATGATGCAATACAAATGTCAGCAACGCATGCAGTTAATTTGGCCATTTTAACAGACGAGTCAAACACGTATTCACATCTTCGGAGCACCGAGGAGGACTCTGATGTCATGTATGATCATACAATACGTCATAATGTTCATAACAACTGTGATGGTGATTACGGAATTGCACACAGGAGAATTACAGAAGATGACTACGATGTATCTGGGAACTATCTTCAGTCTCTAAACAAAAAAGCAGACCCTGTTTACAATTAA